CAAAAGCGTTCGTCAAATATTCCGTCCCCCCCTGTCCCATCATCACGAATCCGCCGATTATAATGGCCGCGATTATGAGGAGTTTGGCGCCAGTGAAGAAAATTTGGACGAAGTTGCTCAACTTCACGCTGAAGCAGTTGACCGAGGTTATTATCACTGCAAAGGTCAAAGGTTGATACGATTGTTACGTCGAtatgaaacaacaaacattGCGGGAGTTCTATTGcgtcaaacaataaatgatATCGCTAAATTTAACGCTCGCAATAATTCACGATAAACACATGCTATGAATTATATTAACCATGACTTGTTGGATTCTATGAAATAACTCACAAATGCAGAAAGCTGCCGCGCATTTCATGATCGTGTCAGGTGGGGTACATCCGGGGTAAAAGGGGGCGGTCACGTATTGTGCGAAACCGATCGCGATAATCGCGAACGACGACGGTTTCGTCACAATGATGCTTGTCCAGGCGAGCAGAAAAGCGACCAGATCGCCGTAAGCTTCCTTCAAATATTGATATTCGCCGCCGGATTTCCGGATCATCAAGCCAAGTTCCACGTAACTGAGAGCGCCTGTGACgtacaaaaaacttttgcgATAACGATTTCTGACAAAACAATATCAAATTTTAAGCGAAACAAAAATCTTACTGAAAGTGGCCAGGAGCCCGCATCCAGCCCAGACGCAAAGACTTGCTCCGACCGAGTTTGTTTGCGCCAGAATGCCGGCAGGAGAAAGAAAAATTCCCGATCCTATCATGGTGCCCACCACCAATGATATCCCGCCCACCAAACCGACCTGtcatttatgacgtaataagttAGTGGAATTAAAGCAGTATCGTTTCAAAACATGCAAATGAATCAAATCAAAAATGGAATAAATTCGCCTATGACTCGGCCGAACCCGAGCACAATATTTCTACAAACTTATTCGCAATAAAGCGTTGAGCGACGGTAGTTTGGGTGATTTCATTCAAACGTGATTTGTCTGGTTTAATAAATATAAGAACAATATTCCATAAAGATCACATTTCCCAAACAAATCTTCGTTATCACTGGTAATTAAGATCAAAAACAATTCTTTGACGTCATATTATACGTCAGGACGAACTATGGGCGACTTATTCGTTCAATTTGATACCAGGCGGTTGCAATAAAAACCATTAAAGCAGGTataaaaattcattaaataaaaGCTGACACGTTTCGGACAACATTTGTGAAAGCTGGAATGAGTTAAAGTGGTCAATAATCGAATATAAATATCGTGCAGTGTCACATGACGAGAAAAAGgggaaaaaataaacaaataaatattttgggCGTGAAAGTGCAGAAAACAAAGATATTGCGCAATATTTCCAgcttttatttcataattcAATGTTTACATCTACTTTTGCGGCTCTCACCACTTGGTATAAAACGTAGCTCAACCCCATCAAGGTGCATCCATTTCATTGGTTTCCTGCTGGTTTGATTACGCGCGCGATATCGCATGAACCTGTGTGATTCGTTGTGTTTTACGCGAAGCGCGCTCCTACTTGAAACCGAAAATCGAAAACAGAATTCAGCAAATTGCAGATTGTTGTTAGAGAGAGGCCGTAATGTCGGGTTTATAGGAAGCTGCCTTTGATAAAGCGGTCGTGGAATTTTCAACGACGCTTAAAACCCTCTTAAAAGAGAAGCTCTATTGTTACCAACAAGTTACgcttgaatgtttattgtgacgtcagagGTAGCTTGTTTAACATTGAGCGAATTAGTTCACAATTTATCGTTTTACGAGGGAGATGTCGTTGCAAGCGCGGTTGGTTTTGTTCATCgcaaacaaaaatgattttatctttatttttatgaaaataaagttttatcaccagttgctttatttttaaaagacaaaaagaaaattttgtttgtttttcattcagatattgtgacgcaacaatggCTGGACAAACACCAGACACGCAAACAATGaactgcaaaatatttcgttGAATGAACGATCGTTGCCTGGGTTTGAgctgaaaatatgaaaataagcTTTGACTGGTTGCCTGCACACTTATGGCCAGTTAACTTGCTTTGCCTTATAATTAAGgaattttctttcaatttgaACTCAATCTCAAGATAATTTGGCACTTTTGTTAAATTCGAAGTCGTTAAAGTTTTGTTCTCATTAAACCTGTTGTCGTATGATcatgataataattttaattcaattcTTTGTTGACAAGATTATGCTTTGTTTGCCCATTTCTGGGATGTTTTGCTCAAAATATCTTTGTGACGTGGATGCGCTCATTGTGACGCAATGTACGAACAATCGAGTCAAGCAGAAAAAACTAAAAGCTAAAAATTATGGCTCCATATTAAACAAATGGAATGAACGAGAGCATTATGAGGTCATCACTGGAACAAAAGTGAAAATCGCTGAACCTAAATGCCGGACCTGCCATGCACCGAGCCATGATGATGAGCCACAGAGCTGGTCGCTTAAGATCTGTTCGTTCGTTTAATTGGAATTATCCACGACATTTTTAGTTATTCTTTTATCAATgcatagtgacgtcacaaacctCTTTCTTAAGTTCGATAACGTCATCTTTCCCAGAAGCTTCACTAGAAATTTCAGATTTCTTTCGTTTTCGTAATTCCGACGTCATTATCCTAATTCAAATTGGTACCTGTCAATAATATCAtcagttacgtcataaaaaccATCTCCGCAATGACAAAGACCTAGGCCTTTGCCGCACTTAGAGACGGGGCATTTGCCTTCATACCTTATTTGAAGCACTTAACATTTTAGctgttaaaataacttaactacgCGCCTGATCGTGGCCTAATTGAGTTGAGCGGCTCCATAAAAAGATTAACCCTGGCTACAGCCTTGCACATAGGCTACGAAGACCAACTCAATTATGCTGGATGCTTCCCCACAAACCATGGCTGTCTGTCAACTGAAAGAAACGGCAACAAAGCCAACTGTTTAAGTAAATAGGGTAGCTAATGCATTTACCAGGTGGAGCTGTTGAGCACACAAATTGATACCTGATTGCTCGCAAGGTGGCAGCAGTAAGCGTTAATGAAGATTTCGACCCTGAGTGGTTTGAAGCATGAAGATgatgaatatttttgcatcTGAGAGACACTGCCGAGACACTTGATGCATTATGAGAAAACAATCACACATTGTGCACACTTTGATGACTTAATTCTAATTGCACTTTCTGCAAATATCATAACATGACGTCAGAAGCCAGGTTGTGTGAAGTGCCAACCAACTTCTGCTTATGAAGTTTGTTCCTACGTCACGCAGAGATGCAGCCAGGATTTTTAGCGCCCATGTAAGATGACCCACTTGTCATGATAGATAAAACGCCAATTAAGCGACcaattaaatatgttttccGAATTACAGCTGATAATTGGTCGCGCTCAAGAAAATGGGATGAACGAAATGAAAGGAAGCGTGAAGACATAGCCTACCCCTGAATTAGGTTGGCGAAGGGACATGGCCCAATCTCTCCCAATCAatgtaaaaaaacaagcaGAGTAACTTTGAAAGCGAACAGCGCATGTTCCGCGATGATGTTGTCACGTGTTCGCAGATAGGCAATGCGCTTGGTGCGGAGTCATTGCAAGCACAATATGGCGGCAAAAGTTGCATAAATTATACCCGGATTATTTAGTGGTCATTGAAGCAGCACACACAGGGTGATAATTTGGCGGGAACCGAGCTGGCGCACTTTCCAATGCACTTTGATTTACAAATGACAACGCTCCTTCATGCAGAGTACAGAATGTTTGAACAGTCGTAACAACATGAAGCGCCATCATTGACTTATCTACCGATATAATAAGGACAGGCGATAAAATTAGTTTGCTTAAGTCGGCATCATGCAGCGCGCTTAAAATATCAGCATGACAGCAAATATATTTAGATGGGAAATTGCGAAGCGTGCAATTTTTGTGGATACGAGGCTGATCCCCGAAAAGTGCCTTCTCCCGTTGTCAGGCAGCGAAACATTATTGGCGTCCGCATCCTAATCTCAAACACTTGACAAGATTCTGTCCGCGATGTTTTGACCACTTTTACGCTTTAACTCCACTCACATATCCCTTTAAAGTGCTCAAGTCAAATATTATTTGAGCAAAATCTTCATTAAGTCAGTTAATCTCAAAGCAGATCGAAGATACAGCGTCAGATAATAAATCGATTATTTGCCGTCGCTTAACCGAAGCGTTTAAATGACCTTTAAATCTATTTTATTGCTCTGACGTCGCAGAAACGACCCAAGCAGTCTGAAGAAATACTCCAAGTTGGTCCCAGCTTATATCAACATCGGTTCGTTAACGCGTAAAACTTCTTAGGCTTTGCCATAAGCGAGCTGTTGTGAAGATAAAGGGGCATGTCTGGACTTGTCTCGACGAGTTAAGACTCGGCAGGAAAGCTGTTTGCACGACATGTACTGACATTGGAATTATCAGATAAAATAGCGAGGAACGCGACGCGGCAGCACTTCTGTTACTGGCGTTTTTGTGAGCAGTTTGTGAAACTTCAAATACAAGAATGGACACTTTTCGTTTGCTAGTTGTGCTTCTTCATTTATGGgtgagtaggcctatttgtttttatttttattttgaattatttgcACCAAAGCTTGTAAGGCTTCATTCAGTgcaaaagtgcacaaccacataATGCATTTGGGGTATAGTGTATATAAGTGAATGTTTTAACCGTAATCGGTGAGTATAGATCATGCAGCTAATAGTTGTGTAGGCTAGTTAAAGATCGGGGGAATGGGTGTAGAGTATAGACCCatgcaaaaaattgatttaaactATTTAGTGTTTAAATGAAGTTAGgctagatttagattagaaggagGATTAAGATTAGGTGAATGTGACTAGCCTATGTCATAACTTTTAAGTTGtaaggttaacaagaaaccatgAAAAACAGCTTTGAACGCACAATTTGttccagtgaaatagtgacagcctaGTGCAGTTAGTGGAAAATATGGCAGTTTGTGCACACGATATTCATCAACATGCACGCGAAATCTTTTACTTCTAAGCTTGCTCTTGATATGGATTGAACCATCTTTACCTATGTTGGTATTGATACTTGAAACGTTTCTTCATGTTTAATGCCATGGTGCTGAACACATAAGCCTAATAGCTTCACTGCCTACCGTGGGGTCAGTTGCAGAAATGCACAACCAGCCTGCATGTTGTAACTTGTACTGGGCACGGTTGTCGCCACCAGTTTTGTACAAGTTGCGCAATTGTTAGGACAACGTGCAAGATGCCCTTATTATGGTAATGAAGGTAGTTAAGCTTGCCATGTGCTTATTGACTTTGCATATTTATGTCCTCCAGGTGGCGCAAGGTGCAATGTCATGTGATGGGGAGCATCAATATGTTGACGAGGAAGGTCATTGTCGGATGTGTGAGTTGTGTCCTCCTGGGTTTGAACCGAAACCTGTGAGTTGAATTTTCAGGAGGTTTTAAATTCATTGACTCATTGTCATGTGCAACCAAAATATATTTCTTCCAGTATCAATGTGGGTTTGGGACGAGGGACCATTTGTACGGGTGTCAGCCTTGTGGGGAGGaaactttttcaacttcaaCTGGTTATAACTTCTGCCGCACGTGTTCTGTGAGTCACACACTCTATTGGATTTTATTcctaattttttgatttttcattaaTATAATGTGTTTATGTTGTAGCCCTGTGCGCGGTGGAATGCAGAACTCTCTGTCAAATGTACGAAGACGTACGACGCGCAGTGTGGAGTCTGCTTTCATGGTTTTTACAGACCTCGGAAATCAGATGGAAACACCGACATCGAATGTCACAAGTGTGCCAGCTCATTGAACCCATCTTGTATGTCGTGGATATATGTCTGGTGTTTTGTAAAGATAATCTCAGTTCTGCCTAAAGTGTGCATCCCTTGACAAGCCATATTTTGGATCCTGTGACGACATAATTTTAAACTGTCCTGCAATATTTCAAGGTGAGACGACAAACTGGAAGCATATCACTGTCGTGGTTTCTGTTGTTTGTGCCGCTTTGTTCATCGTCGTGTTGATTTCGATCGTGTACTTGGCCGTGATGAGATGTCGACGCCGTGGCAACAGCTCTAAaggtttttatgtttttgtgttgcatttattaatttatgttGTAAGGTCTAGACAAGTTGTTTACCTCCACAGTTGTCGTTTTAATTTGCTTGAGTCGTTGAAAGGATTCGAGAGCTTCCAAGTGCCACTTGTTGTAGTTAATCAACTCACACAGCGCAGCATTGCTTCAGTTCTGCTGCGATGTGAAAATACACCTCAGTGATTATAACCTCACAATTTATTGTCCACTGTCATATTTAAATACTTCCTCGTTATATAAGGTCTCTCGTCGATCGAAGGTTCTTCAAATCGAAGCTCGATGCAGGAAATAACCAAATGCAGCTCCAGCGATGCTCTGATAGGCTCATTTCGAGAACCACTTGACAACAACAAGAACCTAGGAAAAGAAAAGTAAGAATTCCATTGTTTTGTCACTGAGCacctttgttgaaattttaaaagctggtTCTTTAAATTTCAAGTTGTTTTTGATGTGAAAAGCTCCAGTTGTTCTGGCCCACCACTCTGCAATTGTGACCAAATAATCTGTTTATTCCAGATCAAAAGCTGAAATGTCCAATCACAACCGAGGAGATGAGATGACCTATAGTAACCTGCCTACAGCCCAGTTCGAGCAATCCAGTGTTTATCCAGACCTTCCAACCAGCCAGTTTGTCACCCCCAACTTCATGTAAGTCTGTCCATTGAGCGGGCAGTGAATTAAGCGTTGTAGTCCATGGGCTTTTATTTGTATCTCTTATTTTGTCTTACCAGTCTTttgtttatgatgtcataaagcaGGAATCAAGCCAGAGTGATTGTGATGTCTGAGAACAGAGGTGCTCACGCATCATCAGTGAACACTTTATGGGAAGGTAGGTCACATGGTTACttctttgtgatgtcatactaTGGTAATAGTGATgtaattttttcataattataaGTTTTCAAGCGAACTAGCGCGGCCGTCCTAAAATATTGGTCATTAGTCGATTTGTGGTAttgtaagatgtctatgaaCGTAAGGAAGCATCGAGTGATTTAATGTTATTAACCTCTGACACAGACCATCACGTTGTGGACGCCTTCGACACCGCCTCTGTGAGCAAACAATCAACGACCTTCGACCAGGTAACCTGCACTTGGCGCTTGCTGtactgatgacgtcattaattaCTTCGTATTTGCGCAGATGTGACCAGTAGGTGGCGTACTTCAATCGCGAGTGCCTGACTGAAAGTTTGCATGACGTATTCTTCaggattattacgtcataacgcCCTTCAAGTGCATTTATTATGTGATGCTGTGATATTTATAAGGTGCACTGTATCTTCGTCTTTCGTCAAATCAGTGTTTTCATGCCAGTGACGTCATACAGTCATCTTGCGTAAGACTTCCTATCGTCCCGTGAAATGAAGCATTACATTCATGATACCTTGCTCACCAATCATATGAATTTTTATTGTGACTAAACAAGGCAATTATATTACGTCATATTCAACGTCACACAACTCTTAACTAACGTGAttacattatgacgtcaatcTCATTGtggttttgttataaaatgaaATGGTGTTGGACTTTtagtttcaaagttttatgaCGTGattatgaaatatattttaaaattgttgcaCTCATATTGCGCCTGTATGTTGCTGAGTGTTTCTCCAACGCTGCCTTGTAATATGACGGTATAATTGCCTGATTTCACTACAACCTTTTTCACGTCATCATCGTGAAATGACctaaaacttattttcgaATCATTTTTTAGGCGAATTGGTGCTTTTTGTCGTTTTGTGCCTTTAAATCAAATTCCATTATAATGtaataatcatttattttgacgtcattgttCATGGATTGTCTTTATTTAGCGACAATCACCTTTATAGTTCCgtacattttatattttggttttgtcaataaaagtttttcgcTTAGTTCGAGGCTCGATTTATAGCTGAAGCATCCTCAATATCAAATCGATTCAGTCTTTGTAGGGCGAACGTTCACGTTTCTGCCAACCTGCGGTTTGACCCACCGCTGGTCCAAGATATTTCTACATAACCCCCAGCagtacaaaaataataaattcaataattaattagccaagttgaaaaacacgagctgGCATAATTTTTATTCTATGTTCTTTATCGCTCCCTGTGGtcgtaaaaatgtttttacatcAAGCGCTAAGTGGCGAGAGAGAGTGTTACCAGTTTCGGCAAATTGGAAAGAGCCGAAAAAGTTTTCACAGCGCTGCTTGCACTTGGGGCGTAGAACGTAGCGAAAATTTAATGACTCGCCACGTCTTGACAGCTGCCGTGATATTGTGGCGCCGACCAAACTTCACTCCACTGAAGTTTCGACTTTGAAATGGGTCTCACCAGAAGTTTGaaaagaatttatagaaa
The Clavelina lepadiformis chromosome 4, kaClaLepa1.1, whole genome shotgun sequence DNA segment above includes these coding regions:
- the LOC143451312 gene encoding tumor necrosis factor receptor superfamily member 19-like isoform X1 — protein: MDTFRLLVVLLHLWVAQGAMSCDGEHQYVDEEGHCRMCELCPPGFEPKPYQCGFGTRDHLYGCQPCGEETFSTSTGYNFCRTCSPCARWNAELSVKCTKTYDAQCGVCFHGFYRPRKSDGNTDIECHKCASSLNPSCETTNWKHITVVVSVVCAALFIVVLISIVYLAVMRCRRRGNSSKGLSSIEGSSNRSSMQEITKCSSSDALIGSFREPLDNNKNLGKEKSKAEMSNHNRGDEMTYSNLPTAQFEQSSVYPDLPTSQFVTPNFIRNQARVIVMSENRGAHASSVNTLWEDHHVVDAFDTASVSKQSTTFDQM
- the LOC143451312 gene encoding tumor necrosis factor receptor superfamily member 19-like isoform X2, whose protein sequence is MDTFRLLVVLLHLWVAQGAMSCDGEHQYVDEEGHCRMCELCPPGFEPKPYQCGFGTRDHLYGCQPCGEETFSTSTGYNFCRTCSPCARWNAELSVKCTKTYDAQCGVCFHGFYRPRKSDGNTDIECHKCASSLNPSCETTNWKHITVVVSVVCAALFIVVLISIVYLAVMRCRRRGNSSKGLSSIEGSSNRSSMQEITKCSSSDALIGSFREPLDNNKNLGKEKSKAEMSNHNRGDEMTYSNLPTAQFEQSSVYPDLPTSQFVTPNFMNQARVIVMSENRGAHASSVNTLWEDHHVVDAFDTASVSKQSTTFDQM